The stretch of DNA CATGCTTTGGAACGCACCAAGGAGGAAAATATGGCAAAGCGCAGCCTAGGACGACTTCTCTTGCTGGTCGCGCTCGGCGCGGTGGCGTGCCTCGTCGAGATGGATTCGGCTTACGCGCAGGTGGTCGGCGGCTCGATCACCGGCGTGGTGGAAGATCCCACCGGTGCCGTGGTGGTCGCCGCCAAGGTCACTGCTACCGACCAGAGCACAAACGCCACGCAAGAAACCAAAACGGACGAACGCGGGGTTTTCGCATTCACCAACCTCCGCTTTGGACGCTATCAGGTTACCGCTGAACTATCGGGCTTTCGTCGGCTGGTATTGTCCAACGTGGTGGTGGAAGTGGGTCAGGTGGCGCGGTTAACCATGCGCCTGGAGCTGGGAGACATCTCCCAACAGGTCGTTGTGGCCGAGACCATTCAAACCCTGGTCAACACGGAGACGGCCGAACTCAAAACGACCGTGGACCGTCGCCAGATCCTGGATCTGCCTCTGCCCACACGCAACCCGATTGACCTGGCTCGTCTCATGCCCGGCGTAACCACGCCCGCCGAAAGTAGCACGTCGTTTGTCCACGGCTTGCGCGGGAACGCCACCAACATCTTGCAGGACGGGATCAACGTCGCCGACAACTTTGTCAAGACCAGCGCCTTTTTTGCCATCAGCGCGCCCACGGTGGAAAAC from Candidatus Acidiferrales bacterium encodes:
- a CDS encoding carboxypeptidase regulatory-like domain-containing protein yields the protein MAKRSLGRLLLLVALGAVACLVEMDSAYAQVVGGSITGVVEDPTGAVVVAAKVTATDQSTNATQETKTDERGVFAFTNLRFGRYQVTAELSGFRRLVLSNVVVEVGQVARLTMRLELGDISQQVVVAETIQTLVNTETAELKTTVDRRQILDLPLPTRNPIDLARLMPGVTTPAESSTSFVHGLRGNATNILQDGINVADNFVKTSAFFAISAPTVENTGEFTVSVGTLGSDSGFGAAQVSIVTPRGQNAFHGSTFWFHRNDILNANDFFANLRGDPKP